CTGGCTGAGTTGGCTAAGAAGTTTACAAATGTCATATTTTTGAAGGTGGATGTGGATGAACTACAGTCTGTTGCTCAAGACTGGGCTGTGGAGGCAATGCCCACCTTTGTGTTTGTGAAAGAGGGAACCATTATTGACAAAGTGGTGGGAGCAAAGAAGGAAGAACTGCAGCAGAAGCTTGAGAAACATGTGGCTACAGCCAGTGCTTAACTTGCTGGTGTTACTTTCATGTTTAAAATGCCATAGACGTAGTGTGTGATGTTATCTCTTTTATACTCTAGTACCGGATACATATTAGGTATTTGTGTTATTTC
The genomic region above belongs to Arachis stenosperma cultivar V10309 chromosome 5, arast.V10309.gnm1.PFL2, whole genome shotgun sequence and contains:
- the LOC130982020 gene encoding thioredoxin H-type, which translates into the protein MAGSSEEGQVIGCHSVDAWTQQLEKGNESKKLIVVDFTASWCGPCRFIAPFLAELAKKFTNVIFLKVDVDELQSVAQDWAVEAMPTFVFVKEGTIIDKVVGAKKEELQQKLEKHVATASA